The window ACTTCCCGCCGGACGCCCGCCCCCGGCCGCTGGCACCAGCCAGCCGCTACCTCCTCGCCCGCGACGGCCCGCGGGCGATCGGGTGCTGCGCGGTGGAGCCGGTCTCGCCGGGTGTGTATGAGCTGAAGCGGATGTTCGTCGCCCCGGACGTGCGGGGGACCGGGGTGTCCAGTGCGCTGGTGGCGGAGTCCGAGCGCATTGCCCGCAGCGGGGGCGGGACGCGGTTGAGGTTGGAGACGGGAACCCGCCGGCCGGCGGCGATGCGGCGGTACGAG of the Amycolatopsis sp. NBC_01488 genome contains:
- a CDS encoding GNAT family N-acetyltransferase, which encodes MATVAECPADDGFLLALMTAMTAELVVVHDFPPDARPRPLAPASRYLLARDGPRAIGCCAVEPVSPGVYELKRMFVAPDVRGTGVSSALVAESERIARSGGGTRLRLETGTRRPAAMRRYERAGYRRVPNFPPHENDPESVCYEKELG